From the genome of Desulfobaccales bacterium:
GGTGCTGAAGGGGCGCCTGGATGAGTATCCCACGCCCATCGTCCGGCCCCGGGTGGCGCTGAGGCTGTCCCGCACCAACCAGGTCCTGGGGACGGACTTCAGCCGGCGGGAGGTGGAGGAGGTGCTCACGGCCCTGCACCTGCCGGTGGTGGCCCTGGATGAGGAGCATCTGGTGGTGCAGGTGCCATCGCACCGGGGTGACCTGGAGCGGGAGATCGACCTCATTGAGGAGGTGGCGCGGCTGAAGGGCTATGAGGCGATCCCGGTGACCCTGCCGGGAGGCAGTGCGGCGGTCCCGGCGGCGCCGCCGGAGGTGCGGGTCCGTGAGGAGGTGCGGCGGCTGTTGGTAGGCATGGGTTTCTTGGAGGCGGTGACCTACTCCTTCCAGTCGGAGCGGCTGTATGGCCTGCTGGCGTCCGGCGAACCGCCGCTAAGGCTGGCCAATCCCTTAAGCGAGGAGCAGGCGGTGATGCGGGTTTCGCTCTTGCCGGGGCTCTTGGAGGCGGCCCAGCGGAATCTCAGCCGGCAGGCCGAGGGGGTGAGGCTCTTTGAGATTGCTCCCGGTTTTGAGCCGCAGCCTGGGGAGGAGTTGCCGCAAGAGCGTCTCTATGTGGCCGGGGTGCTGGCGGGGGCCCGGGAAGAGGAGAGCTGGCACGGGCAGGGCGGCACGGTGGACTTTTTCGACGCCAAGGGGGTGGTGGAGAACCTCCTTGGGGGGCTGGGGATCACGGAGGCGGAGTTCACCCCCCAGAATCTGCCGCCGTATCTGAGCTACGGGGCCCGGGTCCGGGCAGGCAAAGATGAGCTGGGGTTTTTAGGGGAGCCGGCTCCGGAGATTCTGGAGGCCCTGGACCTGGAGGCGCCGGTGCTGGTGTTCCAGCTGGAGGTGGCGGCCCTGGCCCGGGCGGCGCAGCCCTTCCCCCTTTATACCCCCCTGCCCCGCTACCCGGCGGTGCATCGGGATGTGGCCCTGGTGCTGGACGCTTCGGTGCCCGCGGCGGTGGTCACCGAGGCCCTGTATCGCCAAGGGGCGCCGTGGCTGGTGGAGGCCCGCCTCTTTGACGTGTATACCGGGGAGCAGATTCCGCCGGGCAAGCGCAGTCTGGCCTTTCACCTGGTCTACCGGGATCCGAACCGCACCCTCACCGATGAGGCGGTGGACCGGCACCATCAGAAGCTGGTGGCGGCGCTGGTCCGGGAACTGGGGGCGGAACTGCGGTAAGAGCCGGGGCACAGGGCGGAGCGGAGGGCGCGGTGGATGAGGGCATCCCTCCCAAGCAGTATTACACCATCGGGGAGGTGAGCCGCCTCACCGGGGTAAAGCCCCATGTGCTGCGCTACTGGGAGACCCGGGGGAAGATTCTGAGGCCCAGCCGGCGGCGTTCCCGGCACCGGCTGTATCGCCCGGCGGACATTCAGCTCATCCTGGAGATCAAGCGTCTCCGGGAGGAGGAGCGGCTCCCCTTGGCGGCCCTGCGGCGTCAGGTGGAGGCGCGGAGAAGTCCAGGCCCGGCCCCGGGCTCCCGGGCCTGGGCCACGCAGGTGGCGGCGCTGCTGAGAGAGTTGATGGCCGAGCTGGAGGCCCTGCGGGAGCTTCTGGAGGAGTGAGCCCCGGAAAACTTTGTAACGGCCGGTCTGTATCGGGTTTGTCTTGTTTGGGGGGCGAACCGCCCTTGTTCTCCCCTGCCCTTCCGATTACCGCTGCTGATACCTTCTGGGAGAGGGGGCCAGGGAGCGCGGCCCCCTGCCCCCTCTCCCAGACCCACTCCCCCAACCCCTTACCTGAGGCTATGGCCTCGATTTGCCGAACCTGAAGGGGACTGGAGAGGAGGCCTTTGAGCGCCCGGAACTCCCCTTAATAATCACTTTCGCCACAGCCTCCAATACATTTGCCCGTAACTGTGGGGAGAGGGTCCAGGGAGCGCGGACCCCTGCCCTCTCCCAGACCCACCCCCCCAACCCCTGTTCAGAACCGACGATCCAGGGAGCGATACTGGATGGCCTCGGCGATGTGGGCCGGGGCGATGGCCGTTTCACCCTCCACATCGGCGATGGTGCGGGCGATCTTGAGGATGCGGGTGTAGGCCCGGGCAGAGAGGGCCAGGCGCTCCATGGCCCGCTCCAGGAGGCGGCGGGAGTCGTCACCCAGGGTGCAGTGCTCCTTGAGGAGGCGGGGGGTCATATAGGCATTGCAGAAGATGCGGGTGCGGGCAAAACGGCGGGCCTGGCGCTCCCGGGCGGCCAGGACCCGCTCCCGCAGCTCCCGGGAACCGCCGCCCTCAGAGGGAGCGTCCAGCTCCCGGAAGGGCACGGCGGGGACCTGCACCTGGAGATCCAGACGGTCCAGGAGGGGGCCGGAGATGCGGGCCCGGTAGGTATTGATCTGGGAGGGGGTGCAGGTGCAGGGGCGGCGGGGATCGCCATAAAAACCGCAGGGGCAGGGATTCATGGCGGCCACCAGCATGAACCGGGCCGGATAGGTGAGGGTGGTGGCAGCCCGGGAGATGGTGACGCAGCCGTCCTCCAAGGGCTGGCGCAGGACCTCGAGGGTGGCCCGTTTGAATTCCGGCAGCTCGTCCAGGAAAAGGACGCCGTGATGGGCCAGGGAGACCTCGCCGGGGCGAGGGGTGGTGCCGCCGCCGATGAGGCCGGCATCGGAGATGGTGTGGTGGGGGGCCCGGAAAGGGCGGCGGGTGAGGAGGGGCCGGCCCGGGGGCAAGAGGCCCATGATGCTGTAGATTTTGGAGGTCTCCAGGGCCTCCTCGAAGGAGAGGGGGGGCAAGATGGAGGGAAGGCGCTGGGCCAGCATGGTCTTGCCCGCACCGGGAGGCCCCACCATGAGGACGTTGTGGCCGCCGGCCGCGGCCAGAAGCAGGGCGCGCTTCACTGGCTCCTGGCCCCGGACCTCCCGGAAGTCCAGTTCCTCCCCGGGGTCCCCGGCCAGGAGGCTGGGGGTGGAGGGAGGCACCGGGGAGACCTCCTCCCGGCCGGCCAGGAATTCCACGGTCTGGGCGAGGGTGGCCAGGGGGTAGGCTTCCAGCCCCTGGACCACGGCGGCTTCCGGGGCGTTGTCCCGGGGGAGGATGAGGCTTAGGCCTGCGGCCCGGGTGGCCAGGGCCATGGAAAGGACCCCCCGGGTGGGTTTGAGGCTGCCGTCCAAGGAGAGCTCCCCGAAGAGGAGGAAGCGCTCCAGACGTTCCGGGGGAATGAGGCCTTGGGCGGCCAGCAGGGCCACGGCCACCGGGAGGTCAAAACCGGTGCCCTCCTTGCGGACATCCGCGGGGGCGAGGTTGATGGTGATGCGGTTGGTGGGAAACTGGTAACCGGAGTTTTTGAGGGCAGCCCGCACCCGGTCCCGGGATTCCTTGACCGCGGCCTCGGGCAGGCCGACGACGCTGAAGGCGGGAAGACCGGGGGCCAGATCCACCTCCACGGAGACCAAGTAGGCGTCCACGCCCTTCAGGGCACCGCTGATGGCCTTGGCCAGCATGGCATATGAATAGTGAAGAGGTTTATTTATCCAGCAGGGAGGCAGGGAAACGGGACCAGGCCCATATCACTGACCCTGCCGATGCTTTCTCGCTCAATCCTTAGGCTGCGCCGACGTCGGGGGCACCGACTGCCAAATGTCTTGGAAATTTCTCCTCCCACTCTTACCAGATCAGGGAAAAAAGGGGAAGGGGTCAGGAATCCCGCCAAAAAATTCAGGCGTTGCCGGAAAATGAAAGCGGGACCGATGGCGATGCGGGTGTCAATTTTTTGCAGAGGGGGCCCAGGGAGCGCGGCCCTTTTCCTCTCTCCCAGGCCCTCTTCCCCCAATCCTATGGGGTCAGCCGACGCGAAGGAGGGTGAGGGCCAGGACCACGGCGGCCAGGAGCAGCCGGTAGAGGGCGAAGGGGAGGAAGGTGTGGCGCCTGAGGAACCGCAAAAGAAAGCGGATGGCGGCGTAACTGGAGAGGAGGGCGGCGAGAAACCCCAGCAGGCCGGCAGTGACGGAGAGGTTTTCCGGGGGGGCGCTGAAGAGTTTGCGCAGGTGAAAGAGGCCGGCGCCGGCGATGATGGGGGTGGCCAGGAGGAAGGAGAAACGGGCGGCGGCCTCCCGGGTGAAGCCCAGAAAGAGGGCGCAGGTCATGGTGATGCCGCTGCGGGAGACCCCGGGCATGATGGCCAGGGCCTGGGAGAGGCCGATCAGGAGGGCATCCCCCAGGTGCAGATTGGTGAGGGGACGGTCATGGCGGGCCAGGCGTTCCGCCAGGATGAGGAGGAGGCCGACGCTCCCCAGGAGCAGGGCAATGCGCCAGGGGAGGCGGAAGACGGTTTCGGCCTGATGCTCCAGAAAGACGCCGGCCAAAGCCCCGGGAACGGAGGCTGCCAGGATGCAGATAAACAGGCGCCGGTCCAGGCGGGTGTAAGGGGAAGGGCGCCACACCGCCTGTGCCATGGCCAGCCACTCCCGGCGGAAGTAGGTGAGGAGGGCGGCCACGGTGCCCAGATGGAGGAGGATATCGAAGGTGAGGCCGGCGCCGGGGGCCTGAAAATAATGCTCCAGCAGAGCCAGATGGCCGGAAGAGGAGATGGGGAGAAACTCCGTGATCCCCTGAACGACACCGAGGAAGATGGCGTAAAGCGGGTGCATGGGATGTCCGGGTGCATGAATGGCGGCCACAGCTCGGAAAGAGAGAGCCTGCCGTTCCGGATTGACATATCACGAAGGGGTCAGGGAGGCAACCGGAAAGGCCGCGGGCGGTTTCGATCAGGAGGGACGCCGCACCTGGGCGGAGACCGTGGCGGGAGTGACCTTGAGGAGCTTGAGGCGCGGGGGGAGTTCCACCTTGACGGCGAGACGGTGAAGGCCAGGTTTGAGGCCGGTGGTATCCACTACAGCCTGGAGGTCGGCGGCCTTGAGATCCTTCACCTCCCGGTAGGGGCCTTCCAGGGTGACGGTCACCTGGGAGGGGGCCAGACGGGCGGGCAGGGGCTGGGCCGACAGTGGCAGGCCGGTGAAGGTGCGAGTGAGGGTTTTCTCGACCACCGTGACCTCCGCCAGCAGGGGAATGGGGTTGGTGAGAGTGAGGTGGAGGTTTTTCACGTCCAGGTCGGTGACCAGGGTGGCGGGGGCGGTGAGGGTGGAGACATCGATGGGCAGGGTGGAGAGGACTTTGAGATCCTGGAGTTCCTCCACCGGGCCTTTGACGGAGACAAAAGAGGGGCGCATTTTCACGGCCTTGACCTCATAGCCTTCCGGGGGGGTGCCCACGAGAGCAGGCTGGAGGGGCAGGGTGCGGACCGCAGTCTCCACGAGGGTGAGAGACAGGGGGTTGGGGTGGACCCGGAGGATGGTCACTCCCCGGGGGAGGGTGAAGGAGGCGGGGCCGAAGGGGATGCTCAGCCGTCCGGGTTTGGCGCCGGCCAAATCCACGGAGTGAACCAGGCGACTCTGGGTGAGGGCCCTGATCAGGCTGCGGGGGCCGGCCAGACGCAGCTGCAGGCCGGAGGGCACTTCGCTGGTGATCATGAGCTGGGGATCCAGGTTGACGATCTCCAAGGGCACGCTCAGGGTGGTCT
Proteins encoded in this window:
- the pheT gene encoding phenylalanine--tRNA ligase subunit beta, yielding MRLSLSWLTELVEVTVSPEELAERLTMAGLEVEALETLAPEFTGVVVGQVRRVEPHPQADRLVVAEVTDGRRDYRVVCGAPNVAAGGVYPFAPPGAVLSGGRELKAATIRGVLSEGMLLAEDELGLSEDHSVIMELNPDLPLGQDLAEALGLRDVVLEVAVTPNRPDCLSVLGLAREVAALLRRPLRLPPTEVAEAETPIEAVAKVTILDPVYCPRYAARLVEGLKVGPSPFWLRRRLMVSGIRAINNLVDVTNYVLLEQGQPLHAFDFDRLHGGEIVVRRPRAGEKSFVTLDGQERELTPETLLICDGKEPVALAGVMGGLESEVRPETRRVLIESAYFLPAAIRRTSKRLGLSTEASYRFERGVDPEGVIRALERAARLMAELGDGRVLKGRLDEYPTPIVRPRVALRLSRTNQVLGTDFSRREVEEVLTALHLPVVALDEEHLVVQVPSHRGDLEREIDLIEEVARLKGYEAIPVTLPGGSAAVPAAPPEVRVREEVRRLLVGMGFLEAVTYSFQSERLYGLLASGEPPLRLANPLSEEQAVMRVSLLPGLLEAAQRNLSRQAEGVRLFEIAPGFEPQPGEELPQERLYVAGVLAGAREEESWHGQGGTVDFFDAKGVVENLLGGLGITEAEFTPQNLPPYLSYGARVRAGKDELGFLGEPAPEILEALDLEAPVLVFQLEVAALARAAQPFPLYTPLPRYPAVHRDVALVLDASVPAAVVTEALYRQGAPWLVEARLFDVYTGEQIPPGKRSLAFHLVYRDPNRTLTDEAVDRHHQKLVAALVRELGAELR
- a CDS encoding MerR family transcriptional regulator, which codes for MDEGIPPKQYYTIGEVSRLTGVKPHVLRYWETRGKILRPSRRRSRHRLYRPADIQLILEIKRLREEERLPLAALRRQVEARRSPGPAPGSRAWATQVAALLRELMAELEALRELLEE
- a CDS encoding YifB family Mg chelatase-like AAA ATPase, producing MLAKAISGALKGVDAYLVSVEVDLAPGLPAFSVVGLPEAAVKESRDRVRAALKNSGYQFPTNRITINLAPADVRKEGTGFDLPVAVALLAAQGLIPPERLERFLLFGELSLDGSLKPTRGVLSMALATRAAGLSLILPRDNAPEAAVVQGLEAYPLATLAQTVEFLAGREEVSPVPPSTPSLLAGDPGEELDFREVRGQEPVKRALLLAAAGGHNVLMVGPPGAGKTMLAQRLPSILPPLSFEEALETSKIYSIMGLLPPGRPLLTRRPFRAPHHTISDAGLIGGGTTPRPGEVSLAHHGVLFLDELPEFKRATLEVLRQPLEDGCVTISRAATTLTYPARFMLVAAMNPCPCGFYGDPRRPCTCTPSQINTYRARISGPLLDRLDLQVQVPAVPFRELDAPSEGGGSRELRERVLAARERQARRFARTRIFCNAYMTPRLLKEHCTLGDDSRRLLERAMERLALSARAYTRILKIARTIADVEGETAIAPAHIAEAIQYRSLDRRF
- the uppP gene encoding undecaprenyl-diphosphatase UppP, translated to MHPLYAIFLGVVQGITEFLPISSSGHLALLEHYFQAPGAGLTFDILLHLGTVAALLTYFRREWLAMAQAVWRPSPYTRLDRRLFICILAASVPGALAGVFLEHQAETVFRLPWRIALLLGSVGLLLILAERLARHDRPLTNLHLGDALLIGLSQALAIMPGVSRSGITMTCALFLGFTREAAARFSFLLATPIIAGAGLFHLRKLFSAPPENLSVTAGLLGFLAALLSSYAAIRFLLRFLRRHTFLPFALYRLLLAAVVLALTLLRVG
- a CDS encoding CdaR family protein, encoding MSGWLASFGRHKMLKLLSLLLAVALWFAVGGEERIETTLSVPLEIVNLDPQLMITSEVPSGLQLRLAGPRSLIRALTQSRLVHSVDLAGAKPGRLSIPFGPASFTLPRGVTILRVHPNPLSLTLVETAVRTLPLQPALVGTPPEGYEVKAVKMRPSFVSVKGPVEELQDLKVLSTLPIDVSTLTAPATLVTDLDVKNLHLTLTNPIPLLAEVTVVEKTLTRTFTGLPLSAQPLPARLAPSQVTVTLEGPYREVKDLKAADLQAVVDTTGLKPGLHRLAVKVELPPRLKLLKVTPATVSAQVRRPS